TCTGGCCATGACGTCGGCGTGTGTGGTGCCCGCTGCCCTCCGGGTGCCTCAGTCTCCACTCCCCAAAGGATGCAGGGGTCCAAGGGACGGAGGACACTGGGGGTGACCTCGACTCTACGCAACTTTACGGAACCAGTGGGCTGTTCGAAAGCTTTGGACAACCTACCCTGACGACCCTCCCGGATGAGGGCAGCCCCCTCCCGCCCCTGAGCATATGCAGACACACCCCCTGCAGCCTGCTGGTTCAGGGCCACCCTGTCCCCCACGCCCCCTTCCTCCGCCCTCGCCCGGACCCACGCTGCCTCCTCTGGTCTGCTTCCCAAACTTTGCCCACCTTCTCACAGCAGTGGGACACGATGGTGAGGCCGCCCCCTCCCCAAATTCTCCCACAGCAGCGATAGCTTTCTGGACCGTGGGCACCCAGGCCACCCACTCTCCACCTAGCCCCGCCCGGAGCCGTCCATGGGCACTCGGGCCCTGCAGTTCCCAGACGGACCCTGTTTGAGCTTTCACCCTCCCCCTGGACCGCCGCCCCTTTCTCCTTCAGGTCAGTGAACGGCACCCCCATTGCAGAGACTTTCCTGACCCCCGTCCCTCACTGCTCATCCCTGTCTCTGTGGCCCCCGCTAGACTGTGGGAGCTGGAAGGGCTGCCTGGTCCCGGGTGTATCTGAGGGGCTGAGAAGGCTGCTTGGTGACCAGCCaggaaggaggtgacatttaaccTGGGCCCAGGGCAGCCGGCTTCTTCCTCCACCTCTGGACCTTGAAGTCACCAGGCCAAATCGTCTCTCTTGTCCTGGTGAGAGAGACATGGTGAAGGGACAAAGTAGCTGATTAAATAGATAATCCCACTGGGGGATTGTACggaaagaagaaaagcacaggagaccctgtaagttaatgatcgctcaagaaagcaggtttgcttaaccacaaaaccaagcagaCTTGCTTAGTGACgaaaccatgcaacagaagcacGAGACGTGCCCGCAAACAATAAAACAGTGGTGGAATGAGACCCACCTCCTGTACAGTGAGGTCAGTACGTTACCGATTCCCAGGACATGCTCCTCTGCccacgtgaaaaaaaaaatataaggaaagggTGACATTATACTGAAACCGGAGACGATTTTCCATTTTTAGTATGCGTTACTGCCTTTTCGGTCATTTCCATTGTGCCACGACAGTCCCGGCTTGACCACGTAGGGCCAAGAAAACTCCTCCGCGTGACGTGGAAGAGGAGGTGATAATGGAAGCTTGACGTCTACTCAACAGTGAGGCAGCAGGTGGTCTTCTCCCGCTCCCCGTTCTTCCTTTGGTTGTAAAACCGTAGCCCACCAAACTCTCGGGGGGAGCACCCTCTTGCCTGCCCACTTGTAAGCCTCACAAGTGTTTCTGCACTGAGACATAGAGAACCGGAGCTCCTTGGAGCCCCCTGAGAGGCACTTCAGCCGTTTTTAGAGGCACTCATGccagcagtggaagcagggaCGGCCCAGCCGTTGGCATCATCTCTCCATCGGGCCAGCGGTGGTTTTCTTGCTGCTGTCGGGAAAGGTGCAGGAGCTCAGGGAGATGGTCAGTACACAGGGGACGGTCAGGCTCAGAGCACGCCTCACAGGCGAGAACAGAGAGCCACGTGTCTGCAGCCTCACACAGTTCCGTCCACTTGGCTTTTCTAGTTTCAGTCTCAAACCTGCCTCTTCCAGGCAGCCTGCCTTGCTTAATTCCTTCACCCATAATAAACACTTGGTTTGAAGCATTCTGTTTCCTTGTCAAATGGGGGCGTTTGAGGGTGAAGTTCCCCGAGGGTAAGGATCCGTCTACTACATTCTAGAGACTCCCTTGCTTGCCCATAACCACTGATAATGAAAGTAACAAtgatgccattaaaaaaaactgccatttaaaaaatactctgctggggactgccctggtggtgcagtggagaATAATccatctgctaatgcaggggacacgggtttgagccctgccctgggaagatcccacatgccacggagcaactaagtccgcgaaccacaactactgagtccacgcgcctagagcccgtgctccgcaacaagagaggccaccgcaagaagcccatgcaccgcaaggaagagtagcccccgctcgagggctttccctaggcaacgaagacgcaacccaaccaaaaataaaattaaagctttaaaagaaaaacaactctgCTAGTGCTCTGTAttcaattatctcatttaatcttggCAAAACCCATGCGAAGTGGGCTCTACTACAAACGGacaaactgaggcatagaggaCTAGGGGAACGCAGCGAACGTGCCTAGGGCCGGAGTGGGGAAACTAAAGCCGGGGCCCTGAGCACCCCACTCCTCCCAGCCCCGCCTCTCGCCTCCTGTTTCTGCCTTTATCACTTTCCCAGGATCTTTCCAGTCCAGCCAGCCTCTGACTTAATTCACCCTAACGGGCCCGAGTGCCTGGCGGGGAGAGGCAGCCACTCCCAGTCAAAGGTGGGGGATCCGGGTGCAGAGATGGGAAGAGCCAGGCCCCAGGGCACAGAGCCTCTGGGAGGTGGCCGGGACAGCAGCCAGGTCCCCAGGTGGCACGTGCCCTGGGTTGCTGCTAACCAGGGTGTTCAGCTTGCTTTGCTAACCAGCTAAGCAGCAAACCCCGGGGCTTCCAGCTGACTCTGCAGAATCGGGCTTGCCCACATACCTGGCCCTCCTCCCTGCAGCTCCTCCCGCCAAGACCCTGCGGCTGAGACCAGGACGAATTCCTAACACGGTGCCCAGCACCCAGCGTGCCTCGCTAATTACAATCACAGCAGCTCTGAGAGCGGACCAGGATGAGGCAGATGGGGAGCTGTAAAGCCTTTTTTAAAGGGGCAATAAAAGTTTTGGGTTTCAGATGGTCTTACTGGGGAAGAGAATAACAGAGACAGGAAATTTCAGTAGCAGACACGACAAAGGCCACAGCACGCAGACTGCCCTCAGATGAAAACACCTCCGCTTGTGCAAACAGAGGACGTCCTGGCGGGGGCCCAAGTATTCCCCCCACCGTGCCAACCTCACCCCAGCTCCTAGGGGAGGCGGAGGGGTCGCTACAATAGACTGTTTTGTCTACTTGttgtaaatgtttataatacTTCTCCACTGGGGCCGCTGGAGGTGTggggcccccctccccctccccctcgggGCTCGGAGTGTGTGGGCGCCGGGAGGGGGCGCGTGTGCCTGGGCCTGGGGCTCCTGTGTGCTTGGGCCAGGGAATGAGCTGCTTCTTCTTCTTGCCCTGCAGGGTCTGgaagccaggcccaggcccagggagaGTATTGCAGGGCTCCAgcgtgccccccgcccccccgcccctgtCCCCCACCAACCATGCCGAGGCCACAGCGTCAACCGGGAGCTGCAGCCGCTCTGCCTGTGTCGCTTGGTTTAACCCAGGGTGCCCAGACCCACATGTCCAGGGAGCTGCCCATCCTTTTGTGTTCTGTAGATGTGCTGCCCCATGGGCAGCTGCTAGCCACAGGGGCTAGGTGCCCCATAAAATACCGGACGCTGggttacatttgaatttctgaGGAATAGTGAGTCATTTTTTAGTCTGTCTCCTTAAGTATATCCCAAATTTAAGACATACCGAGGCAAAATAATGATctcttgtttatctgaaattcaaacatAACCAGGCATCCTGTATCTCATCTACGACCCTACACGTGTGGCTATTGACATTTCAGTTAATTAAACGCAACTGACATTTAAGGACTCAGCTCcgccagccacatttcaagcgctcACCAGCCTGTGCGTCAGGCGACCGCCGTACGGGACGGGTGAGCCTCTCCACTATTAAAGCAAGCTCTGTTGTACACACTGCTCTAGGCTTCCAGTAACATCTAGGACTACGTCTTCAGGCTCTCAGCCTCAGAAATCTCAGGACTCAGGGACCCCTGGTCCTTCCCCCATCGGGGCTCGGTGGGAAGGGCAGTCCTGTCTGGAGCCCAGGATGGCCCAGGATGGCCTCAGAGGTGCTTCCCGGAACCAGGTGCCTGAGTCTCAGATTCCAGGGACAGGAAGACCCCAGGGCTCGATGACACCGGGACTCGGAGGTGTTTGAGCCTGAAGACCGTGACCCTTGGCCCTTGTTAGTCTTGAGGTGTCGGGGTGACCGTTCGGGGTGGCTGCCTCCCTTTCCGTTCCCTTTCCTGGGCACTCCCCTCCTGGCCCTTGGGTAGAGCCCCCAAGATACCAAGTGGGCCTTTGAGCCAGAGGAAATGCCTCTGGGATGATTGGCAAGACCCTGGGCATGGCCACCAACTCAGTGGTTGGTGTCCAAGGGACGAAGGCCAGCTGCCAGCATCCCTGGGCCTCAGCGTCCTCCTCTGCAAAGTGGGCTCAGGACCTGTACCTGGACCCGCCAAGGGGTCTCTGTGGGGGCCAGCCCTGCTCAGGAGGGGCGCAGTCGGGCCCGGAGCCCGAGAGGCAGACAGGGCTGAGGGCTGGAGCGCGTCTCCTAACTGTCCATGACTTACAGACTTGGCCAGGCTCCCAGACAGCCGCATAAATCAGCGCGGCCACAGCCTGCTGGTGCGGCCCTTACGGCTTGGCGGGCCCCTTGCCTCTCCCTGCTCGGGAGCATCTGCGGCCTCCAACTTTCCATGTGCCGCCACAGAGCCGGAgggggggggatgggaggggggcaAGAGGGAGGtggtgggcggggagggggggttgggggagggaggtggcggGCGGAGGGgcgttgggggagggaggtggtgggaggagaCCAGCCACCTCGCAGATGCCGTTTCTGGAGTAATGCCCCCTGGCTCCCGCCATCCCACCGTGGCCCCAGAGTCTGCCCCTTGCCTTACCACCTGCTGCTGAGACAGGAGTCTCCTCCCGTGGGTATGGGAGACGGGACCGGGGGGGACGTCCCTGGTACAGGGCCCCGGTCTCTTCATGTGTACACGTGCGTGGCGTGCACATGTGCGtctgtgtgcgcatgtgtgtgctCACGCCCCAACAAGAAGACCAGAAGCCAATCGAGGCAGCACCTGCACCCCCTTCGCCGGGCACAGAGCTGCTCGGTGGAGAGGCCCTTCCGCGCCCCGTGCCCTCCCGTGGGGACAGGTCTGGGTGATGGCCCTGAAGCTGTGAAGTCTTAGCTCCCGCTCTGCACCGCCCGCCCCCCATGGCTTGGTGAGGACCCTGATTGCTGGTGGGCTGCTCTGTCATTAACAGGCTGTGGGGACAGAAAGGGGCTGAGCCGGGGCGGGGCTGCCGGTGTCCAGGGCCCTAAGACATGGGACGGCTGCACACTCAGGGAGGCCGACAGACGCCGCCCCAGTCGACGGGTCCGCCTTGTCCCCAGCCCTTGGTGCTGGAGCCAGCTCCCTCCCGGCCCCCGAGGTGTGGAGGAGGTGACTTCAGGACAAATCCTGGGCCGTCCCACGCGGTGGGTGCGGATGTGGGTAACTGCACCGTCTGGCAACACGAAGAGGCCCCACACAGGTGTAGGGAACTTCTCGCCTGACGGATGTGCCCAGACCATTCGGCAGGCAGGAGGCTAGTGTCTGTGAGGTGATGTCTGGGAGGCCCGCTCCCGCCCGCACCCCCGGGCCGGTGCAGACAGGCCCTGGGTGGGAGCAGGCTGACCTCTGCCCTCGGCGGAAGGCGAGCCCTGCCCCGTGAGGCCAGCCCAGGGGTCCGCTGGCCTCCGCTCAAGGTCCTGGCACCCAGGCCCACCTTCCCACGCTGGGCCGGAGCTCAAAGGCTCTGAGGGCACTCCCACCTCTTGCTTGGATAACTCCATAGCGAAGTGGTTGCTGTGGTGTCAGACCGGGGACAGTGGGCTGGGGTCCAGCTCTGCACTCTCCAGCTCCGGGCCTCGAATATGCCATCATCCCTGACTTGTTTTGAGAATCAGATGAAATGACGAGTGCGAAGAGCTTGGACGTTCAGTACATGGAAATGCTTGATTCAGGGACCTGGCTGGAGGGACGCCAAGGGGCAGGCAGGCCTGGGCCGGGGACAGAGTGGCCCCGCTGGCCCTGGCGCGCTGAGCCTGAGGGCATAGGTCAGGGGTGGGAATCCCTGTTTCCAAGGGAAGACAGACGGCGTGGGGAGCACACGGGACTTGGGTGGCGGCAGACCCCCTTGGGGTTGGGACTGGGCGAAGAGGCGGGGAGGACAGACGCTGGCTCCAGGGTTCTGCAGACATACCCACTCGTCAGGACCTCGGCCtaggagaagggagaaagttcttttctttccagcATGGTGCTTTGTACCCAGTAGAAACCTAAGAAGTGGATTCTCAAGAAGGCACTCAGTGGGGTGCTTCCCACAGCCCTGGAGACTTCTCAGGATCTGAGGAGGGGCGTTTCTCCAGGTCGGGAAGGACGGAGGCCTCTCGCCAGGCCTGggatggggcagggcaggggcctggAGCCGGGGCTGCACAGTTAGATACAAGCACAGCAGAGGGTGGAGCAGTGCAGCTTGGCGGGGGGCCCCGCGCTTCCAGCCTTCTTGTTGACCTTGGGCAGCAGCAGGACGAAGGCCATGGCCAGGGCACAGTGGTAGAAGCTGTGGACGTAGGTGTAATCCCAGTCCTGCAGGGGAGACGGAGGACCGGTCTGCGGCCTCAGCCCCCGCCCTGAAGCCCAGCTTCCCTCCCacggcccctgccccaccctgggTCCTCAGCTCTGTGCCTCGGCTGCAGGCCTGGCGTGACATGGCACCTGCCAGTAACAGGggctcctccccaaccccctggCTTGTCCTCGGGAGTCTGGCCAAGtcccctcctccaagaagcctcccTTCACCATCCCGCCCGTGGTGGCCTTTCCCTCCACCAAACCCCTAGATCACCGAAGGTCTGCGCCGATTCACTGGGCCTTTGATGATGCGGCTggggctcctccctcccccctcccccagcacatcCCTCCTCCCcgtctcccctctccctccctcctccaggtgTGCCCCCTTCCGGGCTGTGCACCTCATCAGATGCAAGCCCTCTGTACTGACCCCCCCGACACAGCCCCGCGATGCCAGGGGTGCCAGGGAAGGACCAGACCGTGACTGGAGGGAGGTGCACCAGTGGGGCGCTGCTGGAGCCCCCGGGAGGGGCGCGGCCCCGTTCGGCACCCGGCCAAGCAGGCTGGTGCTGACCTGCTGACCGGAGCCCTCGTGGGTGGGCTGCTTCCCAGTCCCCCGCCAGGTACCTCAAAGAAGAAGCGCAGCATGAGAGCCAGGGCCCCAAAGCAGAGGCCGGGGCCTATCTGCTGGGTGTACACGCTCTTGTCAGGATACAGGCGCCTcgtctccttcatctgctgcagcTGCGGGGAGAGGGGCCAGAGGAACACTCTCAGTCCACAGCCTTGGGCACCTGCACCCTGGCATCCTCAGGTGGGAGATGGGGCTCAGGGAGAGGCCTGGACGCATCTGGCCCAACAGCTGCAGGACCCAAGGGAGACCCCGCCTGGGTGATCGGGCCGTGGACGCCCTGGGCATTTTGACCCCACAAGGACCCCCTGCCCCGTCTGCCTCTTGGGGTGAAAGAAGGCCACCCTTTCCAGCCAGAGGAGAACCCGAGGGGACCAGACACGTGGTTATCTACAGCAAAGGGGTATTGGCGGTGTGGGACCTGCCCGCCGGCGTGGCTGTGGCGGGTGGGAGATGAGTGCGGCCAACCCTGCGAGACCTCCAGTCACTTTCAGAGTCGACAGACTCATCGTAGCATTTACTAGACACACCCGACCGGCGTGTGGAACCTGCCATTCCTCATATGCTGATACCTAGAGTAAGGCTCAAGTAGGAGTGGAAACGCGTGGGTTCACATACACTAAAAAGGTGAAGTAAGTGCGGGTCCACATCCTGAAAACCCAAACCTTCGGGGCCAAGGCCTTTCAGCACACAGGATGTTTTGGATTTCAGCAAGGTAAACGGTCGCACACATCGTGGACGGTGGATGCCCAGGCGGGTGGGGCAGCTCCCCACAATTGCACTGCCCCCCCCGCTCCCCCCCTGCCAGCGGATCACACAGAGACCACGAGTGGCTTCATGCTGGGTCAGGGCAGGTTTTGTCACCGAATGAATTCTGAAACGATGcctgatttttcagttttctgataTTTCCCATTGCTGGTGAGGAATCAGGACCTGCAATGTCACGGGTGGTGTGTGGGTGCAGCTAAGGGAGCGTGACTCTGGGGGCAGCCGGCTGAGGCCCGGAAGCTGTCCTCCAGCCAATCCTGCCCCAGGTGGCACCCGGGCCCTGCTCCGCAGCCCCTTCACCCATCTCTCTCCACTTCCTGTCCCTGAGAGTTGCTCAAGAAGGGGCAGGCCTCCGCGAGAAAAACTCAGCCCTCATTCCAGGAAACAACTGTCCTTGAAAAGCCAAAATCAACTCCACATTTAATGGTCTAGAAAACACCATTTGAGCCCCAGATGCAGGCAGCCAGGAAGCCCTCTCGGTTCCTGTGGTGCTTCGTGGGGACACTGGCGAGTGACCGCTCTTCTGGCTAATTAGAATCCAGCCCAGATTCAGCCCCGGCCAAGGTCTGCTGGAGGAGCGGCCTTCCAGGGCACAACTCGGGAGCCTTTATCCCACTTCCTGCCAGGGAGGGAGTGAATTATCAGCACGGAGAGCGCTCTGTGTTTACGCATTCCAGAATGTTAATTAACGTGGCCCTTCCTGGTCCAGACAAGTCAGACCCCAGCACACTTCCGCCCCTCTCCGAGGGGCCTCCTGGGTCAGCGCAGGGCCAGCTTGGCTTCCCCAAGATGTGGTGAGAAAAAGGCTCCTTCCCTTCTGCTTGGAGTCAGGACCTGGCCTCACGCTTGTCCTGCCGTTACATCTTGTTAAATTGCTGACCTCTGAGCCTTGGTCTCTTCACCAACCAACTGGCAGACTAAATCCTCCGCTCTCTGGGCGGAGAGAGGAGTGGGGCGAGTTTGGAACGCTCGCCACCAGAGCTTTATTTTCCCTCCCCGGTCTGCACCTTCTGCACCAGCTGCCCAGCCCCGACCTCTTTCCCCTGAGAACCGCCCTCCTGCTTCCCAGGGCTTTGTTCTGGTCCCCGCGAGGCTCAgctccttccctgccctgggGGCCCAGGAAGTACGCCTGGGAGCACCCTGCCCGAGCATCCCTCTTTCACTTGGGCTGGTCTGAGTGGGTTTCAGTCCTTGCAGCCAGGAGGGCCTTGTTATGACAGAGGGTGCAGGGAGGCCTGAGGACCACGTGTAGAAGTCCTCGTGGTGCCAGGCCCCTGGGTGCCCAGCCAAGGGCCATCAGTCTGGCTCAGCCTGCTTCCATGCCCACGAGCAGCTCCACCTTCCGGTCGGCCTCACACACGTCCTCCCTCTTCATCTGAACCGGGCTCAAGCCTCAGCCCCTCCAGGACATCTTCCCAGATTAACCCAGGCCACTTCCGATTGATACTGCTTCTCTAAACCAGCCATTCtcttcaataataataatcatggCAATAATAAATAGCTCGGCACATTAGAAGCCAGGTTCCGTGCCAGTCCTTAAGTGCATTACCTCAGTTAGTCTAAGAACCAGCCCTATGAGGTCAGTACTGGACTGTaacacccactttacagatacggaaactgaggcagagaggtgaagtaactggGGTCAGGTCCAGAGCTAGTGAGTACAGACGTAAAACAAGCCAGGTTTGCATGGCTGGGGCACCCGACGGTCATTTTCTATGTGTCAGCTGAGGCCCCGTGTCCAGCCTGCCAACCCACGTGGCGGGAGGTAGATGGAGACCCCAAGGGGGAGGAGTCACCGTCAGGGGAGGGTGCCCCTGACCGTAGGGCTCGCACAGTACGTACCCACTTGGCCGCGATGATGAGGACGGCTGTGCCGATGGGGCCCGAGTACACCCCGTAGCCCCAGCGGTCATGGTAGATCCGCACAGCGATGGTCAGGACGCCAAACATCACTAAAGCCGACCGCTTGGGCTCATCGAAGTCGGCCAGTGCTGCCAGGTAGAGAGCCGGGTGAGGTGAGGGGCCTCCCGTGCCCCTCCTGGCCGCTGCTCTCCCAGAGGCCCTCCCTTTGGGGTCCGGGTGTGGTGTCCCCTCCGCCAGGGAGACCCCGTGGCCCAGCCTGGGCCCCCCCAGGTCTGAATCGCAGCTGGTTTTAAAGGACAAGCTGACTGCTGCCTTCCCGTGGACAGAGCAGCCCGGGTTAGGCTGGCAGGAAGCTGCTCTAACACAGAGATCAACGGGTGGTGTCCGGGAAGGAATCTCTCCCACGGGACCACTGGGACGAAGACACGAAGACCACAGCTAGGACACGAGAAAGATTTGGGTCCTTCACGGGCCTGCGCCCGTAGCAGGAAGTCCCGCCGTCTAATGGGGACCGTGCGTCCCGACGTCGCCGCGAGTCCACAGTAAGTGAAGAACGGTCTCAGAACCACGTGGTTTTGAATGGTCCCATCTTCATGAAGACCTGAGCTAAAAATTGTGTGCGAGCCTCGAGAACAGTCTTGGGGGCGCAGACCCTGAACTACAAGTGGCTGCTCTCCGGGGGCAAAGGAGGGGGCCGAGcgcttccttttttcctctgtacGCCTCTGCTCAGCCTGTCAAAACGAGCCTTTACTAAATGTGCGATTTTAAAAGGTTACGGAAAGTGGGAATCAAGGCACTTAAGTGCTGCGTCTACCTTTTCACAGACTGAGCACCACTCTGAACCTCCGGGTAAGGAAGGAGGTTCTCAGAGATGAGAGGTGGCTGGGAGGCGGTCGGCGGGCTCGGCTGGCTGAGTGCAGGGCGGGTGGCGGGGCCCCAGGTCCCCGGCGCGGGGCTGGGCTACCGGGGGCGGCCACTCACCCATCAGTGACACCCACATGCTCAGGGCCGTCCCGTAGACGCTGAAGTACTCCAGGATGTCGTGGCGCAGGAAACAGAGAACCGACAGGCCGGGCCCATTGCAGGCGTGGTAGAGCTGCCGGGAAACCCACAGACGGTCGCTcagcagggagaggagagctCTGGAGCCCCGGGGCCGTGCCTGGGCCCCGAGCCACAGCCCCATGAGCTGGGACCTCGGGCAAGTCACTGAATGGCCCCACGGCTCTCTTCCCATCTGAAACATGGGGACGCAGTGGACTACTCCCCCACAGGGTCTTGCGGATGAAGCCCGCCGAGGTGAGGACCCTCCCGTGTGATCTACATATTCCCTCAACATCCAGGTCTGCTGAGGCTGGAGCCTTTTTCCTTGGGTACTGCTCTGCCCTGCACGGGCCAGTGGGGCCTTCTCTCCCACAATTTACCCCTCTGACCACCAGGCATCTGAAGCCCTGGGGGGCTTGCGAAGACTCAGGTGCCTGAGCCTGCCCTGTGGGTTGCCCCCTCAGCAGGTCGGGGTTGGGGGTCGGAGGTTTGTTTCTTTAAGAGGGTCTCGGGCTGATCTCGGGATGCCGCCAGAAGGGAGCCCGCTTTGAGAACCACCGGCCGGCAGCCCTCAGTTTTTTTCTCTAAAGTGAGGACAGATCGCAGAGACAccacccccaccgcccccccGGCCCCGGGCAGGTGCTGAAAGCAGCATCCTCcttgccctccttcctcccccacacTCCTATAGTTGTCTGCCAGATACCTAATTTAATagcaattttaaagcaaaatgtcTGTATTTTCAAAGCTGTCAACTTATTTCTGGACAACCGTCTCCTTTCGCTTAcacatttcatcattttaagtaatatttaatgacatgatGTAATTATTTTGACAAGCTCAAGGGCATAAACAAGCTTGGAGCCCAGCACAGTCGACGCTTGGTTAGCCCAGCTCAGCTGGATGGAGAGGCGTGCAGGACAGCAGCCCACATCTGGAGGTGCCAGGGATGCTACGGTGAGAGCAGGGGTGGTGAGAGCCCTGGGTCATCTGGTGAGTTGAGCAAGTTGAGGTCGATTTAGAGCTTCCACTGGCTGCAACTTCATGTGAACTAAAGCTAAGGTGCATCGAGGAGGCATTAACAGAGATGTAGCGTCCAGAACAGGGGAGGACACGGTACTGCTCCTCTCTGTCTGGTcagacccccgcccccccccccccccccccccccccgcagagAGCTGTGCTGAGCTTCGGAAGCTGCACCCTTTGAAGTGCCACTGGCAAAGAACAGGTTGGAGGGAAGGAATCAGGCGGTGGACATGACTGTTTAGCTCAGCAAAGAGAAGCTTCAGGTGGGGCATGATCAAGGTGCTCACATCTCCAGGATAGAGGAGGGAGAAGAACACTTGTTCCCCATGGCTCCGGCAGGCAGAGCCAGGCCCTGTGAGTGACATGGAttctcttctcctgccctccGGCTCCTTCCAGAACTacttctcctccacccccagctgaGCCCTGCTGTCTCTGTACCCATTGTCTCTCTTGCATAGCACAGATCACAATGTACGATTAAAGGCTTAATCACTCTGAGATTCTGGACGCGGTCTGTGCCCTGTCACCCGCCTCGTCCCAGCCTAGAGCTGGCTTACAATCGGCCAAGTGTTTGCCTGTGAATGCAGCGTCAGGGAGGCTTTGGAGCGGTTTGAAGGAGAGCTGGCCCAGGAGGGGCTTTTCCCCCCAGGCCCTCGGTTCACCCCTGCTGGAGACTCAGGGGGGAACCACCTGCCAAGGATCAGGGCGAAGCAGCAGTGGGCCCTCAGCCTCTGTGCCCGCGaggtctccctccctcttccgACCGAGCAGACCTGGCTCTGCGCGGCGCTGGTCGGGGGCACGGGGGGCAGGTGGCTGGATGCCTGGCAGGAGAGGGTGCGGCTTCCGCAGGCCGGCCTGGCAGGTCCCGGCCGTGAGCTCTGACAAGCGGCGGACTGCCCctagggctggggtggagggccCCTGTCAAACGGGGACGAGAGCCCCTGCTCCGTGGGGTGGGCCAGGGGACTCCATGCGACACGACACGCAGCACGGGTCCAGCAGCTGTCACAGGACGGTCCCGGTGGGAACACAGAAGACTCCACACAGGAGGCAGAAGTGGCGATGATGCCGCTGGGGGCTCTGGGAGAAGGGGCCTGATTGTGTCTTTAGGCCGGGGACACTTGTCGCCGGACGCAGCTGTCCCTGCCACTCTGGctgggcggggcagggcggggtgGGCCTCTGAGGCCAGCCGCAGAGGCAGCTGTGGGGTCAGCTCAGTCCCGGTGGGGAGGGGTGGCCTGGCGGTGACTGTGGTTTCGGGGGCGGGGTCCAACATGGGCCTGGAGGACAAGACCCCGGCTCCTCTCCCCGGCCCTGGGCCCTTGTACCCACAGAGAAGCCCCCTGTCTGCCCGGCTCTGGTTCCTCATCTGCCGGGCAGACCTCCTGGCCCTCACCCAAGCTGGGGTCCCGTGAGCAGCAAATGAAATGGCTTTCGACAAGATTCCTTGAAGGAGCCGGGAGGCCCTGCTGCCCGGGGAGGCCCTGCTGCCCGGGGTTGAGGGGGGCCCACGCACGGCTGGCACTGCCACACGGAGTCCGGGAACCCTCACCTTCCCCGAGCACGCTTCATCAGGGAGTTGGGTTTAAACCAAGGCTGGGTCTGATGGAAGATGATGGAGGAAAAGAGAGTGGGGCCCCTCTGGGGGTCCAGCAGCAAGGGTGGGTGGAAGGAGCCTCAGAGGCTCACagacagggaggcaggaaggcacTAAGATGTAGAGAGATGGTGGATGGCTGGCTAATGAGGCAGGTAGGGAGGTGATTGattagatataggtatagatgaCGGATTAGAGAGATAGGtcatagataggtaggtagacagacagacagaagctAGAG
The Phocoena sinus isolate mPhoSin1 chromosome 6, mPhoSin1.pri, whole genome shotgun sequence DNA segment above includes these coding regions:
- the MYMK gene encoding protein myomaker; translated protein: MGTLVAKLLLPTLSSLVFLPTVSIAAKRQFHMEAMVYLFTMFFVALYHACNGPGLSVLCFLRHDILEYFSVYGTALSMWVSLMALADFDEPKRSALVMFGVLTIAVRIYHDRWGYGVYSGPIGTAVLIIAAKWLQQMKETRRLYPDKSVYTQQIGPGLCFGALALMLRFFFEDWDYTYVHSFYHCALAMAFVLLLPKVNKKAGSAGPPAKLHCSTLCCACI